A genomic window from Triticum urartu cultivar G1812 chromosome 7, Tu2.1, whole genome shotgun sequence includes:
- the LOC125523788 gene encoding disease resistance protein RGA5-like isoform X5, which produces MLPMPYDEVAQIVIDGRMNEFICSLAANDTAGQQQLKVVSVLGSGCLGKTTLANVLYERIEMQFECRAFIRVSRKSDMKRLFSDLFSQLHKKQPLPASCNELGISDNTSKHLQHKRYLIVIDDLWDASVWDIIKYAFPNGNCGSRIIITTQIEDVALTCCCDHTEHVFEMKPLDDAHSRMLFFNRLFGSENDCPAEFKQVSNEIIDICGGLPLATMNIASHLANQQTAVSLDLLTYIRDSLRSHLWSSSTSERTRQVLTLSYNNLPHYLKTCLLYLHMYPEGSIIWKDDLSMQWVAEASIVTQKGKGQYQDRLKKAAGICFDELIDRRFIQPSYINYNNEVLSCTVHDVVRELIAHKSAEENFIVVVDYNRKNIALSHKVRRLSLIFGDAKYAKTPENITKSQVRSLRFFGLFDCMPCIRDFKVLRVLNLQLSGHCGLHDPIDLTGISELFQLRYLKIASDVCIKLPNHIRGLQCLETLDVMDATRVTAIPWDIIHLPHLFHLALPVDTNLLGTMTDSVVSLWSLCKLNYLQDLYLTISSTPCSGHPEKNMESLGSLLEGHGSLKNIVVSHGPSVKDIVVPGASKVIISWDDLEPPPLLQRFECSPHSCVIFSQIPKWLKELGNLCILKMAVMELQMSSVDILRGLPALIDLSLYVQWAPGERIIFDKAAGFSVLKYFKLRCTSGIPWLKFEADAMPNLWKLTLGFNAIPRMDQHQLIRIEHMPDLKEISVKFGGAAAHIEYAVRSVVSNHPRNPTINMQLVNSSSYGDESTEQSLPINWAPESCAADAVADVEPLRRLSDNLATAFHSPDDFAFLADMCIAMPGAPDLHVHRYMLSVRSPFLHAFFARRASVEGNRLELWELLGEKVEVGYEALQLVLEYLYSARFHVLPRPACVCVDMDGCAHVSCHPVISFMVQVLFVTFTFQITELTNYFQRHLLDVLDDVEVDNLPLILSVANLCNKSCMKLLDRCLEMVVRSNLEMITLEKALPPDVMKQITDARLSLGLVSPEDKGFPYKHARRILRALDSSDVELVRMLLKEGQTNLDDAFALHYAVEHCNSKITTELLDIAHANVNHRNPRGYTVLHIAARRRDPKILVSLLTKGARPSDLTFDGRKAIQIAKRLTKHRDYFGITEEGKPSPKDRLCIEVLEQAERWDPQVGEASVSLARVGDCEPGKLLYLENRVGLARIHFPVEARVAMDIAQLDGTSEFILGSSADPPPEIQQATVDLNETSLIMNDEHLARMRALSKTVELVRRFFPRCSNVLDKIMDDESKLASLGKEASMEKRRFHDVHDSLQKAFSEDKESSCLTSL; this is translated from the exons ATGCTTCCAATGCCCTATGATGAAGTTGCACAAATTGTAATCGATGGGCGTATGAATGAGTTTATCTGCTCACTGGCCGCTAATGATACGGCAGGTCAGCAGCAGCTCAAGGTGGTATCTGTTCTTGGATCTGGGTGTCTTGGTAAAACTACACTTGCCAATGTGTTGTATGAAAGAATTGAGATGCAATTCGAATGCAGAGCTTTCATCCGAGTGTCCAGAAAGTCTGATATGAAGAGACTTTTCAGTGACTTGTTCTCGCAACTCCACAAGAAGCAGCCACTACCTGCCAGCTGTAATGAGCTTGGCATCAGCGACAATACCAGCAAACATCTGCAACATAAAAG GTATCTAATTGTTATTGATGATTTGTGGGATGCATCAGTGTGGGATATTATTAAATATGCTTTTCCAAATGGAAACTGTGGCAGCAGAATAATAATAACTACACAGATTGAAGATGTTGCATTAACATGTTGCTGTGATCATACAGAGCATGTTTTCGAGATGAAACCTCTCGATGATGCTCACTCAAGAATGCTATTCTTTAACAGGCTTTTTGGTTCGGAAAATGACTGTCCAGCAGAATTCAAACAAGTTTCAAACGAAATTATTGATATATGTGGTGGTTTGCCACTAGCGACAATGAACATAGCTAGTCATTTGGCGAACCAGCAAACAGCAGTTTCACTGGATTTGCTTACATACATACGTGATTCGTTGAGATCCCATTTGTGGTCAAGTTCTACTTCAGAAAGAACGAGACAAGTACTGACACTCAGCTACAATAATCTCCCTCATTATCTGAAGACATGTTTGTTGTATCTTCACATGTATCCAGAGGGCTCCATAATCTGGAAGGATGATCTTTCGATGCAATGGGTAGCTGAAGCCTCCATCGTTACACAAAAAGGGAAAGGGCAATATCAAGACCGGTTGAAGAAAGCTGCAGGAATCTGTTTTGATGAACTTATTGATAGAAGATTCATCCAACCTTCATATATCAACTACAACAATGAGGTATTGTCCTGTACGGTCCATGATGTAGTACGTGAACTTATTGCACACAAGTCTGCAGAAGAGAATTTCATTGTGGTAGTAGACTACAATCGAAAGAATATAGCACTTTCCCATAAGGTTCGCCGACTATCTCTCATCTTTGGTGATGCAAAATATGCCAAGACACCAGAAAACATCACAAAGTCACAGGTTCGATCACTCAGATTTTTTGGATTATTCGACTGTATGCCTTGTATTAGAGATTTCAAGGTTCTTCGTGTCCTAAATCTTCAACTATCTGGTCATTGTGGCCTCCATGACCCCATAGACCTCACTGGGATTTCAGAGCTGTTTCAGCTAAGATATTTGAAGATTGCAAGTGATGTTTGCATAAAACTACCAAACCATATACGAGGGCTGCAATGTTTGGAAACGCTGGATGTTATGGATGCAACAAGAGTCACTGCTATTCCATGGGATATTATACATCTCCCACACTTGTTCCACCTGGCTCTTCCGGTTGACACAAATCTGCTAGGCACCATGACTGATTCCGTCGTCAGTCTGTGGAGCCTTTGCAAGCTGAACTACCTGCAAGATCTTTATCTTACCATTTCTTCTACACCTTGTTCTGGCCATCCGGAGAAAAACATGGAATCTCTAGGCTCTTTACTAGAAGGACATGGCAGCCTGAAAAATATAGTCGTGTCTCATGGCCCATCGGTTAAAGATATTGTGGTTCCCGGTGCCTCAAAAGTAATCATTTCCTGGGATGACTTGGagcctccccctcttctccaGAGATTTGAATGCTCGCCACACAGCTGCGTCATATTTTCCCAAATTCCTAAATGGCTTAAAGAACTTGGTAACCTGTGCATTCTGAAGATGGCAGTAATGGAACTGCAGATGAGTTCTGTTGATATTCTCAGAGGATTGCCTGCCCTCATTGATCTGTCGCTGTATGTGCAGTGGGCACCAGGTGAAAGGATCATCTTTGACAAGGCGGCCGGGTTCTCAGTTCTCAAGTACTTCAAATTGAGGTGCACAAGTGGTATCCCGTGGCTAAAATTTGAGGCGGATGCAATGCCTAATCTCTGGAAGCTCACGCTAGGTTTCAATGCCATTCCCCGAATGGACCAACATCAACTAATCCGCATCGAGCATATGCCAGACCTTAAAGAGATCTCCGTAAAATTTGGGGGTGCAGCTGCTCATATAGAGTATGCCGTGAGGTCTGTCGTTAGTAATCATCCAAGAAATCCTACAATCAACATGCAATTGGTGAATTCTAGTTCCTATGGTGATGAAAGCACAGAACAGAGCCTTCCAATAAACTGGGCTCCCGAGTCATGTGCGGCCGATGCGGTTGCTGATGTGGAGCCACTCCGTCGCCTCTCTGACAACCTCGCCACAGCCTTCCACTCACCGGATGACTTCGCCTTCCTTGCCGATATGTGCATTGCCATGCCCGGCGCGCCCGACCTGCACGTGCACCGCTACATGCTCTCTGTGCGGAGTCCCTTCCTCCACGCATTCTTCGCACGCCGTGCCTCTGTGGAGGGCAACAGGTTGGAACTCTGGGAACTTCTGGGCGAGAAGGTGGAGGTCGGGTATGAGGCACTGCAGCTAGTGCTCGAGTACCTGTACAGCGCCCGCTTCCATGTCCTTCCCAGGCCGGCATGTGTCTGCGTCGACATGGATGGTTGCGCGCACGTCAGCTGCCACCCCGTCATCTCCTTCATGGTGCAGGTCCTCTTTGTTACATTCACCTTCCAGATCACCGAGCTCACCAACTACTTCCAG CGGCATCTCCTTGATGTCCTTGATGATGTTGAAGTGGATAACCTTCCATTGATATTATCTGTTGCAAACTTGTGCAATAAATCTTGCATGAAACTGCTCGATAGATGCCTTGAGATGGTAGTCCGGTCAAATCTTGAGATGATTACTCTTGAGAAAGCATTGCCTCCAGATGTTATGAAGCAAATTACTGATGCACGGCTAAGTCTTGGGTTAGTTTCACCTGAAGACAAGGGATTTCCTTACAAACATGCAAGAAGGATACTCAGAGCTCTTGACTCTAGTGATGTGGAGCTGGTGAGGATGCTGCTCAAGGAAGGGCAGACTAACCTTGATGATGCATTTGCATTGCACTATGCTGTAGAACATTGTAACTCAAAGATCACAACTGAACTTCTGGACATTGCACATGCAAATGTCAATCACAGAAATCCAAGAGGTTATACTGTTCTTCACATTGCTGCCAGGCGAAGAGATCCTAAAATTCTTGTCTCTCTTTTAACCAAAGGTGCTCGGCCTTCTGATCTTACATTTGATGGAAGAAAAGCAATTCAAATAGCAAAGAGACTCACAAAACATAGGGATTACTTTGGGATTACTGAAGAAGGAAAACCGTCTCCTAAAGATAGGTTATGCATTGAGGTACTGGAGCAAGCTGAAAGATGGGATCCACAAGTTGGAGAAGCATCGGTTTCTCTTGCAAGGGTTGGTGACTGTGAACCTGGAAAGTTGTTGTACCTTGAAAACCGAG TTGGTTTGGCAAGGATACATTTTCCAGTCGAGGCAAGAGTAGCAATGGACATTGCTCAACTGGATGGTACTTCGGAATTTATCCTTGGTTCTAGTGCAGATCCACCTCCAGAGATACAACAGGCAACTGTTGATCTAAATGAAACTTCTTTGATAATGAATGACGAACACTTGGCTCGGATGAGGGCCCTCTCCAAAACAG TTGAACTTGTTAGGCGCTTCTTTCCGCGTTGTTCGAATGTGCTGGACAAGATCATGGATGATGAATCTAAGCTGGCTTCTCTCGGAAAAGAAGCATCCATGGAGAAGAGGAGGTTCCATGACGTGCATGACTCGCTTCAGAAGGCATTCAGCGAGGACAAGGAGTCGTCTTGTTTGACAAGTTTATAG